The following proteins are co-located in the Candidatus Thermoplasmatota archaeon genome:
- a CDS encoding MTH1187 family thiamine-binding protein, which yields MIISQLSIAPIGKNTSLSKYVKIVIKTLEKNKIKHETNAMATVIETKNLDELFKAVKQAHNAVIKAGAKRVITELKIDHRLDKNATIETKLKSLQ from the coding sequence ATGATAATATCACAACTAAGCATAGCACCAATAGGAAAAAACACAAGCCTAAGCAAATACGTGAAAATAGTAATCAAAACATTAGAGAAAAACAAGATAAAACACGAGACAAACGCAATGGCAACAGTAATAGAAACAAAAAACCTAGATGAACTATTCAAAGCAGTAAAACAAGCACACAACGCAGTCATAAAAGCAGGTGCAAAAAGAGTGATAACAGAACTAAAAATAGACCACAGACTAGATAAAAACGCTACAATAGAAACCAAACTGAAATCATTACAGTAA